Genomic segment of Candidatus Zixiibacteriota bacterium:
GGACTTGAGAGGTTGTATCGGTTACATCCAGGCAATAAAGCCGCTTTATCAAACCGTTCAGGAGATGGCAGAAGCCGCAGCTCTGCATGATACCAGGTTCAATCCGGTAACTAAAGATGAGTTAAAAGATTTGAAAATTGAGATTTCAGTTCTTACTCCTTTGAAAAGGATAACGGATGTGAGCCAGATTCAGGTAGGAACGCACGGGATTTTGATCAGAAAGGGTTACTATTCCGGACTCCTTTTGCCCCAGGTAGCCACAGAGAATAACTGGGACCGGAAAACTTTTTTGGAGCAGACTTGCTTTAAAGCTGGTATGTACGATAAAGACTGCTGGAAGGATGAGGATACTGAGGTATATATTTTCTCGGCAGATGTATTTTAGTCCGGAAAAGGATTTTCGAGTAAAGGAGGGATATGAGAAAGGTCGCCAAGATAGCCAGAAGCCTGGTCCTCAGCCTTGTGCTGTTTTATTTTCTCAGCCTTTTTTTCACCCGGCCACTACTTCCTCCAACTGTCCAGAAAACGATTCCGAACCTTCTATTAGAGGAAAATAATGCCTTCTCCTCAGAGTTTCAGTTAGGGTGCATCTTTTCCGGCACCATAGAGAAAAACCAGCCTTTAGCCATTTCACTTTTTAAGAAAGGGCTTCCTTCAGAGCTGATCTCAGAGCTTACCAGGTCTTTGTCCAAGGTTTTAGATTTGAGAAAATGCAAGCCTGGAGATTTTTTTTCCCTTTTAGCCTCACCTGACCATCTGCTCCTCTCTTTTGAATATCAGAAAGGGCTTTTAGAAAGGTATAAAGTAGTTAATAAAGAAGGAGATTTAGTTGCCTATTCTGTGCCGGTAAAACTCACCCGAATCGTGAAAGGTCTGGAGGGCAAGATAAAAAACTCCCTGTGGGAGGATATGAGAACCAAGTGCGAAAATCCGGAACTGATAATGAAGTTCTCTGATATTTTCGCCTGGCAGATAGACTTTTTAAATGAGCCCCAGAAAGGTGATAGATACAAACTGATTTATGAGGAATATGAAAAGGACGGGAAGTTCGTAAGTTACGGCGAGATATTAGCAGCAGAATACGAAGCCTCAGGGACAAAATATGATGCGATACTATATCAGGACCCGGAGGGGCAGTCTGACTATTTTGATCTGGCAGGGAAATCTTTGAGGAAAGCTTTTTTAAGATCGCCTCTAAACTACAGGAGAATCACCTCAACCTTCTCGGCTTCCAGGCTTCATCCGGTATTTAAAACCTACAGACCCCATTATGGGGTAGATTATGCTGCCCCTTACGGCACGCCAGTAGTCTCCTCAGCAGACGGTATGGTTACTTTTGCCGGCTGGAAAAGAGGTCTGGGAAGAGCAATCGAGATCAGGCATGCCAATGGGTTCATGACCTCTTATGGACATCTCTCCTCCTTT
This window contains:
- a CDS encoding M23 family metallopeptidase encodes the protein MRKVAKIARSLVLSLVLFYFLSLFFTRPLLPPTVQKTIPNLLLEENNAFSSEFQLGCIFSGTIEKNQPLAISLFKKGLPSELISELTRSLSKVLDLRKCKPGDFFSLLASPDHLLLSFEYQKGLLERYKVVNKEGDLVAYSVPVKLTRIVKGLEGKIKNSLWEDMRTKCENPELIMKFSDIFAWQIDFLNEPQKGDRYKLIYEEYEKDGKFVSYGEILAAEYEASGTKYDAILYQDPEGQSDYFDLAGKSLRKAFLRSPLNYRRITSTFSASRLHPVFKTYRPHYGVDYAAPYGTPVVSSADGMVTFAGWKRGLGRAIEIRHANGFMTSYGHLSSFALKIRNGARVAQGEIIGRVGTSGITTGPHLDYRCMVSGRYVNPLKMNLPSARPVKGNCLPDFNSKKENLLYALNLLTNELTFASAE